One Paroedura picta isolate Pp20150507F chromosome 3, Ppicta_v3.0, whole genome shotgun sequence genomic window carries:
- the ICAM4 gene encoding intercellular adhesion molecule 4, which produces MWPWQFCMGFLWSAVTFSALPRAQEQPFVRAQPERTVVEFGSSVVVNCSTTCQRPISANLETNLETEVVGEGPTWRAFRLLNISSWFVAPLCFFDCPGSRDMRPLRVPFTVYRLPELVELDPVPVVEVGENYTLTCRVSNVAPIRNLSVTFFKGGEELHTYTFEDHSAPVADNVVVNHTVAARKPVFEEEISCRAVLNLGPQRPGFEKASFSQTLNIMGYIGFYLAIVSTALLAMLLMATSIYLGYARKQENKPRHKELGRASHKDS; this is translated from the exons ATGTGGCCGTGGCAGTTCTGCATGGGTTTTCTCTGGTCCGCCGTCACTTTCTCAGCACTTCCAC GGGCCCAAGAGCAACCTTTTGTGCGTGCCCAGCCAGAAAGAACTGTGGTTGAATTTGGGAGCTCCGTAGTAGTCAACTGCTCCACCACCTGCCAGCGTCCGATCTCTGCTAACCTGGAGACTAACCTGGAGACGGAGGTTGTAGGAGAGGGACCCACGTGGAGAGCTTTCCGGCTTCTCAACATCAGCAGCTGGTTCGTAGCTCCTTTGTGCTTCTTCGACTGTCCTGGCAGCAGAGACATGCGGCCCCTTCGGGTGCCTTTCACTGTTTACC GTCTTCCAGAGCTCGTCGAGCTGGATCCGGTGCCGGTGGTGGAGGTGGGAGAGAACTACACCTTAACCTGCCGGGTATCCAATGTTGCCCCCATCCGAAACCTCTCCGTGACCTTCTTCAAGGGTGGGGAGGAACTGCACACGTACACTTTTGAGGATCACTCTGCCCCGGTAGCTGACAATGTTGTTGTGAACCACACGGTAGCCGCTCGGAAGCCCGTCTTTGAGGAGGAGATCAGCTGCCGTGCGGTGCTGAATCTGGGGCCCCAACGGCCTGGCTTCGAAAAGGCCTCCTTCAGCCAAACACTGAATATTATGG GCTATATAGGATTTTACCTGGCCATTGTGTCGACAGCGCTGCTGGCTATGCTGCTGATGGCAACAAGCATTTATCTTGGCTATGCCAGGAAACAGGAGAACAAACCAAGACACAAGGAGTTGGGAAGAGCTTCACACAAGGACTCGTGA